A window of [Ruminococcus] lactaris ATCC 29176 genomic DNA:
TGCGTCTGAAGCATCGGATACGTGATCAGGGACTCTACTCCGCCCAGGCTTTCCGCATAGGAGATCAGCTTTACACTCTCAAGAAGTTTTCTCGCACGCTTTTCTGAATCTACTTTAAATGAGATCATACTTCCACAGCCGCTTGCCTGCTTCTGGTTGATCTCGTACCCCGGATGTTCCGGAAGTCCCGTATAATAAACTGCTTTCACTTCCGGGCGGTCTTTCAGCCACAGTGCAATCTTCTTTGCATTTTCCTGCTGACGCTCCAGTCGAACAGACAAAGTCTTGATTCCACGCAGTACCAGGAAACTGTCAAATGGCGGCAGACAACATCCCACCGTCTTGTATGTATACCGAAGCTTTTCAGAAAGTCCTTTCCCTTTGATACATACAAAGCCTGCAAGGACATCATTATGTCCTCCCAGAAATTTTGTACCGCTGTGGACAACCAGATCTGCCCCCAGAGTCAGCGGTTTCTGAAAATATGGTGTCAGAAATGTATTATCTGCAATGATCAATAACCCATATTCATCTGCAATTTCTTTCATTGCCGCAAAATCTGTCACCTTCATCGTCGGGTTACTCGGAGTTTCAATATAAAGTGCTTTTGTTTCTTTTCTGATACTTTTACGCACCAGTTCTATATCTGAAGTATCTACATAGGAAAAGGTCACGCCTCTTTTTTCACCGATACTCTCAAACATTCTCACCGTTCCGCCATACAGGTCTTCTGTGCAGAGGATATGAGATCCTTCTTCAAATAATTCCAGACATAATCCAATCGCTGCCATTCCACTTGTGCAGGCAATGCTGTCATCCGCTTCTTCCAATGTCGACATCACACTTTCAAGCTCATGCCTTGTCGGATTGCTCTCACGGGTGTAGTCGTATCCGGTACTTCTTCCAATTCCCGGATGTGCAAATGTTGCCGTCTGAAAAATCGGAACAGAGACTGCCCCGTAAGGATGTCCCTCCACAAGGCCTCCGTTTCCGTGAATACATCGTGTCTCAAATTTATATTCTTCTGCCATTTTCACTGCCTCCATCGTCCTGCAGGAACTTCCTCTGCCTGCTTATTTGTTCCACCATCTTCATCAGATGTAATACATTCCCTCTACGGAATCCTGATACCCCTCAAATGCTTCCACGAGATCTTTCAGTGTAATATCTTCAAGGATTTCCCGGTTCTTCTCATTGATCCTGTCTATGATCAAATGCTGGATCGCCTCCTGATCTCCCCGGAGACCTGACATATCGCCTTCTTCGTCTTCAAGATAGTAACTGCCTTCCAGTG
This region includes:
- a CDS encoding trans-sulfuration enzyme family protein, which gives rise to MAEEYKFETRCIHGNGGLVEGHPYGAVSVPIFQTATFAHPGIGRSTGYDYTRESNPTRHELESVMSTLEEADDSIACTSGMAAIGLCLELFEEGSHILCTEDLYGGTVRMFESIGEKRGVTFSYVDTSDIELVRKSIRKETKALYIETPSNPTMKVTDFAAMKEIADEYGLLIIADNTFLTPYFQKPLTLGADLVVHSGTKFLGGHNDVLAGFVCIKGKGLSEKLRYTYKTVGCCLPPFDSFLVLRGIKTLSVRLERQQENAKKIALWLKDRPEVKAVYYTGLPEHPGYEINQKQASGCGSMISFKVDSEKRARKLLESVKLISYAESLGGVESLITYPMLQTHGDVPVETRERLGITEDFLRMSVGIENAEDLIADLEQALAE